The Erigeron canadensis isolate Cc75 chromosome 4, C_canadensis_v1, whole genome shotgun sequence genome window below encodes:
- the LOC122598360 gene encoding CSC1-like protein At3g54510 produces MSAENLLASAAINIGLAIVILCLFSILRKQHSNANIYYSRLLSLNHPLSFDPSFRRFLPSVDWIREAVRVSEDEILSSCGLDALVLIRYFKFGMKFFMICSAVGLMVLLPLNCSTSSASKSNSRSMDSLTISNIPRGSNRLWVHFASLCIISFSGIYLLHKEYKVILVKRVQQLRNLRQQPSQITVLVRQIPLCDEHKAVSCSVDHFFSKYHPHAYHSYQILYGGKHLQELPVAFVTFRSRWDAALASQTQQHPNPLLWITQMAPEPRDVLWKNLSIPYKYLVIYRTVVFVTEVLFTIFFAIPVAAVQGVAQYEKLKKWFPPAMAVQLIPGLSSVVTGYLPSVILSGFVYIVPFVMKAMARLAGYVSRSQQEQKASNMIFYFLLGNVFFLSVLSGSLLDQIGITFDHPREIPSRLAGAVSAQADFFMTYILTSGLAGFSLEILQPGLFTWDKMKSHTWGRGKMKSNYLYSFPYHRTIPFVSLFVLVGIVYAVIAPLLLPFLVVYFLLGYVVYINQLHDVYEITYETCGQYWPQIHHHVVVAIIIMQVTMIGLFGLKSKPSASVATIPLLVVTIAYNEYCKFRFLPTFYKCSVQDAKDNDELDKDGPSDAACCRAIDAYRPPSLPKACAAMEESSSSQPLLA; encoded by the exons ATGAGTGCAGAAAACTTATTAGCATCGGCAGCCATAAACATCGGCCTTGCTATTGTCATCTTATGTTTATTTTCGATTTTACGTAAGCAACATTCAAATGCCAATATTTATTACTCTCGTCTCCTCTCCCTTAACCATCCGCTTTCTTTCGATCCTTCTTTTCGACGGTTTCTTCCTTCCGTTGATTGGATCCGGGAGGCTGTTCGAGTCTCCGAGGATGAAATTCTTTCTAGCTGTGGCCTTGATGCACTCGTTCTCATTCGATATTTTAAATTCGG GATGAAGTTTTTCATGATATGCTCTGCTGTTGGATTGATGGTTCTTCTTCCACTCAACTGTTCTACATCCTCTGCTTCAAAGTCAAACTCTCGTTCCATGGACTCTCTCACAATTTCCAACATTCCTAGAGGATCAAACAG GCTTTGGGTGCACTTTGCGTCATTGTGCATTATATCTTTTTCGGGAATCTATCTGCTTCACAAG GAATACAAGGTTATCCTTGTGAAAAGAGTTCAACAATTGCGTAACCTGAGGCAGCAACCAAGTCAAATCACAGTTCTGGTTCGACAAATTCCTTTATGTGATGAACACAAAGCCGTTAGTTGCAGTGTCGATCATTTCTTCTCCAAATACCATCCTCATGCTTATCATTCGTATCAGATTCTATACGGCGGAAAACATCTTCAG GAGTTGCCAGTTGCTTTTGTTACATTTAGGTCTCGTTGGGATGCGGCACTTGCTTCACAAACACAGCAGCATCCAAATCCATTACTTTGGATTACTCAAATGGCCCCAGAACCGAGAGACGTGCTATGGAAGAACTTATCGATTCCTTACAAGTATCTTGTAATATACAGAACTGTGGTATTTGTCACAGAAGTTCTTTTCACGATATTTTTTGCTATTCCAGTAGCAGCTGTCCAAGGAGTAGCACaatatgaaaaactaaaaaaatggtTTCCTCCAGCCATGGCTGTTCAGTTGAT TCCAGGATTGAGCTCAGTGGTTACAGGATATCTTCCAAGTGTCATTCTTAGCGGATTTGTATACATTGTCCCTTTTGTTATGAAAGCAATGGCGAGATTAGCGGGCTATGTGTCAAGAAGTCAACAGGAACAAAAGGCTAGCAATATGATATTCTATTTTTTATTGGgaaatgtttttttcttgaGTGTTTTATCCGGGTCATTACTTGATCAAATTGGGATAACTTTTGATCACCCTCGGGAAATACCAAGCCGTCTTGCAGGGGCGGTCTCTGCTCAA GCAGACTTTTTTATGACCTACATTTTGACAAGTGGGTTGGCTGGATTTTCTCTTGAGATACTTCAACCTGGATTATTTACATGGGATAAAATGAAATCGCATACATGGGGCCGAGGAAAAATGAAATCCAATTACTTATATTCATTTCCTTATCATAGAACTATTCcatttgtttctctttttgtaCTTGTTGGCATCGTGTATGCAGTTATTGCACCATTGCTTCTTCCATTTCTAGTTGTCTACTTCCTTCTCGGATATGTGGTATACATCAATCAG TTGCATGACGTTTACGAAATTACATATGAGACGTGTGGCCAGTATTGGCCGCAGATTCATCATCATGTAGTTGTAGCCATCATCATCATGCAAGTCACCATGATTGGGCTGTTTGGACTGAAATCGAAACCCTCTGCATCTGTCGCGACAATACCATTACTTGTTGTCACTATCGCTTACAATGAGTATTGCAAGTTCCGTTTTCTTCCTACATTTTACAAATGCTCGGTCCAG GATGCAAAGGATAACGATGAACTTGACAAGGATGGTCCGAGTGATGCTGCATGTTGCAGAGCTATTGATGCATATCGTCCACCATCCTTGCCTAAAGCATGTGCAGCCATGGAAGAATCATCCTCTTCACAACCATTATTAGCCTAG
- the LOC122597270 gene encoding inositol-tetrakisphosphate 1-kinase 1-like, with amino-acid sequence MPEIVEENDLFRVGYALPTRKIDAFMVEPFISYARERGIVFIPVDVSKSLTNQGPYDCIIHKLYGAEWEHNLEKFAANNPNATIIDPPSAIQRLHNRLTKGLELDPPMVLQQFVDHGGIMFKVYVAGDYVKCVKRSSLPDLSNETMEKMVLDSGGVMSFSKISSAVIDDGSNENIEMPPPEFLDEVAKGLRTALGLHLFNFDMIRDNKKDGYLVVDINYFPGYEKLPCYESIMIDFFLNIKKSQA; translated from the exons ATGCCAGAAATTGTAGAAGAAAACGATCTGTTTCGTGTAGGTTATGCTTTACCTACAAGAAAGATTGACGCTTTCATGGTGGAACCGTTTATAAGCTATGCTAGAGAACGAGGCATTGTTTTTATTCCTGTTGACGTGTCAAAATCATTAACCAATCAAGGTCCTTACGACTGCATCATTCATAAACTCTACGGCGCTGAATGGGAACATAATCTTGAGAAATTCGCCGCGAATAACCCAAATGCCACCATCATTGACCCTCCTTCAGCCATACAACGCCTTCACAACC GGTTAACTAAAGGGCTAGAACTAGACCCACCGATGGTGCTACAACAATTTGTGGACCACGGTGGGATCATGTTCAAGGTTTACGTCGCAGGTGATTACGTAAAATGTGTGAAAAGGAGTTCATTACCTGATCTTTCAAATGAGACCATGGAGAAAATGGTATTAGATTCCGGTGGGGTTATGAGCTTCTCCAAGATATCAAGTGCTGTAATCGACGATGGCTCTAATGAGAATATAGAGATGCCGCCTCCAGAGTTTCTCGACGAGGTGGCAAAAGGCCTCAGAACGGCTCTTGGGTTGCATCTTTTTAACTTTGATATGATTAGAGACAATAAAAAAGATGGGTATCTTGTGGTTGATATAAATTACTTCCCGGGTTATGAGAAATTGCCTTGTTATGAATCCATAATGATTGATTTCTTCTTGAATATAAAGAAATCACAGGCTTGA
- the LOC122595859 gene encoding uncharacterized protein LOC122595859: MNNKGNMYAMVMFLFVITTTTISSISCSSSSDINNDEEIVMVVEEQKSYLQPGMMVEKPVQLGRFDLKDGRSVTLLRHVNGKQNCVGLNGDPCGLFDPCCEGLSCDGIFSGTCSRISSCAPVGSTQCSVIFSGAPECCYPYKCTSTGHYTAICK; the protein is encoded by the exons atgaataaTAAAGGTAATATGTATGCAATGGTGATGTTTCTATTTGTGATCACCACTACTACGATCAGCTCGATTTCGTGTTCTTCTTCTTCCGACATAAATAATGATGAGGAGATTGTCATGGTCGTGGAAGAACAAAAATCCTACCTGCAACCAGGGATGATG GTTGAGAAGCCAGTTCAACTTGGACGATTCGATTTAAAAGATGGGAGGTCTGTGACATTATTACGACATGTGAATGGAAAACAGAATTGTGTTGGCCTCAATGGCGATCCATGTGGTCTGTTCGATCCATGCTGCGAAGGGCTTTCTTGCGATGGGATTTTTAGTGGAACGTGCAGTCGTATCTCAAGTTGCGCACCTGTCGGTTCTACTCAATGCTCGGTGATCTTTTCAGGAGCACCTGAGTGTTGTTATCCCTATAAATGCACTTCTACCGGTCACTATACTGCTATTTGTAAGTAG
- the LOC122597272 gene encoding inositol-tetrakisphosphate 1-kinase 5-like: MPEQGEESCCHFRVGYGLPTRKIEAFMVPSFIDYAKQRGIDFIPIDVSKPITEQGPFDCIIHKLYGQEWNHNLENFSLENPNAIIIDPPLSIQRLHNRISMLEPVTQLKIPQLNIPPQILIQDSASLKSFELTNYKDLNFPLIAKSLLADGTTKAHNMSLVFNQEGLTKGLELDPPLVLQQFVNHGGIIFKVYVAGDYVKCEKRNSLQDISKETLDKMASSGGDITFSQISSAVVSGDDDLSNDKPKMPKPEFLDQVAKGLRMALGLHLFNFDMIKDDKISDGYLVVDINYFPGYEKLPFYESTMTDFFLNIKKLQEEKKMINKEN, translated from the coding sequence ATGCCCGAACAAGGAGAAGAAAGTTGTTGTCATTTTCGAGTTGGTTATGGCCTACCAACAAGAAAGATCGAAGCTTTCATGGTTCCATCATTCATCGACTACGCTAAACAACGAGGTATCGATTTCATCCCTATCGATGTTTCAAAACCAATAACCGAACAAGGCCCATTCGATTGCATCATTCACAAGCTTTATGGCCAAGAATGGAACCATAATCTTGAAAATTTCTCCTTAGAGAACCCGAATGCCATTATTATCGACCCTCCTTTGTCCATCCAACGTCTCCATAACCGTATTTCAATGCTTGAACCGGTTACTCAACTCAAAATCCCTCAACTTAACATCCCACCTCAAATCCTCATTCAAGATTCCGCGTCTTTAAAATCTTTTGAGCTTACAAATTATAAAGACTTGAATTTTCCTTTGATCGCGAAATCTTTACTTGCGGATGGGACTACTAAAGCACATAACATGTCTCTAGTGTTTAACCAAGAAGGGTTAACCAAAGGGCTAGAACTAGACCCTCCTTTGGTTTTGCAACAATTTGTGAACCATGGTGGGATCATATTTAAAGTATATGTAGCCGGTGATTATGTAAAATGCGAGAAAAGGAATTCTTTGCAAGATATTTCAAAGGAGACTTTGGACAAGATGGCATCATCCGGTGGAGATATAACATTTTCTCAAATATCAAGTGCAGTTGTATCCGGTGACGATGATTTGAGTAATGATAAACCAAAGATGCCAAAACCCGAGTTTCTTGATCAAGTTGCGAAAGGCTTGAGAATGGCTCTTGGATTACATCTTTTTAATTTCGATATGATTAAAGATGACAAAATTAGTGATGGGTATCTTGTAGTTGATATCAATTACTTTCCTGGTTACGAaaagttacctttttatgaatcTACAATGACCGATTTCTTCTTAAATATTAAGAAATtacaagaagaaaagaagatgaTTAACAAGGAGAACTAG